From the genome of Lujinxingia vulgaris:
GGGGGTTTGCGGGCTGTCATGTACTCAGCGAGTCAGCGCCGGAGTCCGGTCCTGGCGAGCTGACCGATGATCGCACGCGCGCGCTGACCCAGGCTCTCGATCTTCGCTGGTCGGCGCTGATGGCTGATGTTTCCGTGGAGCCTCAGCAGAGCTCGGAGGCCTGGCCGACGATGGGCTATGAGGTCAGCGTGGAGTGCCCGCTGATCTACGACTTCGAGATGACGATGCCGCTGGGCGCGGCCACCGGTCGCCAGAGTACGGGGCGCGTGGAGCTGCGGGCGCACCCACGCGAGGAGGGGGCGTTTGAGTTCGCCAACCGGGCCACCGGGCTCTATCCGGTGCATCGGGGCATCAGGCACCCCGGCAAAGAGTGGTGGCATGAAGACCTGGAGCCGGTCCGGCTGACGCAAAACGAGCGCGGACTGCTCGTTCCGGCCGCCCTGCCCGCGCCCTGGAGCGTAGGCGGGCCGATGCTCTCGCTCGCTGCGCTCTTTCCGCCGGTGCCTCAGGAAGACGCCGCGCGCCCGTGGCCCGCACTGCTTCCGTCGGACGCCGATGGCGATAGCGATGGCGAGGCCGCGCAGATGAGCTCGGCGCTCAACATCCGCGTCGAAGATCGCGTACTACTTGGCGAGGAGCGCGCGCTGGTGCTCGCGGCCGAGGGCGGCCCCGACGATCTTCGGGGGCGCTACCTGGTCTCGGAGCGCGGGCGGGTGGTGGCGGCGGCACTGGTGCTTCCGCGCGGTGACCAGGTGGCCTCTGCGAGCCTGCGGCTGACAGGGGCGTGCGAGGGCCAGCGCTTGCCGCCGGCGCCACAGGCCAACGACGCGCGCAGCCAGATGATCGAGGCCTGGACGCGCTTCTCCAACGCCGCGCGCGAGGCGCAGTGGGAGCGTGCGCTGCATCTGCTCGACCCCGCGCTCCGAGACACCCACGGCGATGACGCCATCACCGCGCTCCTGGCCGACCACCTGAGCCACTTTGGCCCGGCCGCCCTGGGGAGCCTCTCCCCCTCCTCACCCCTGAGCGAAGACGACGGGCGCGTCACCCTCCAGCTGCAGGGCCGCACCTTCCCAGACGAAGACGGACTCGTCGCCGATGTGATCACCGAGGTGGTTGCCATCCGCACCGAGCGCGGGCTTCGCATCAAGCGCGTGCGCACAACCCTCGACCCGCAGGGGGAGCCCCGCGAGCTCTTGGATGTCAGCGCCAATACGCTGCGCAGCAGCGCGTCAAACCCCACCGAGGCCGCGCTTGATGAGGCCAGCGACGCCCCGGCCGAAGGCAGCGCTCCCACCGATGCTCCTGCCGCGGAGGGCTCCGAAGTGCGCTAATTTCTTTCATTTCGTGCCGGTCATGGTAACGATGAGTGAGGCGCCAACCGGGCGCCCTGGCACGTCTCACTCCCCTTTGCTTTTCCCCGGCTGCGTTGAAGATGTCGGACAACGCCACCATCCTGCGCGAGATCGAGTGCACCGGCTGCGCCGCGCGTTTTCGCGTGCGCGGCCCGGCCGGCCAACCTCTGGCCGCCGGCGTGGACTGCCCGCTCTGCGGCGCGCCCATCGCGCTGAACCGCAGCGGCGATCAGAGCTTTGCGAAGCTCAGCCACGCCAGCGTCTTCGGCCACCAGGCCCCGCTCCCCACCGCCGAGCCACCCCGGCGCAAAAGCGCCGCGCCGGCCCCCATCACCGAGCAGGCCGAGGCGGAACCGGATCTCCCGAAGCCGCGTCTGGGCCTCTTTGAGGCCCGCAGCGCCCATCACCGCTCGCCAGAGGCCGATCGACCCAACCCGATGCGCCCCCTGGCCGCCGCGCTCCTGCGTGAGCTGCGCGGCAAGGCGCCGACCCCCACCGCCGACCAGCCTCCTCCCAGCCCCCTGACCCCGCCGCGCGCCGCGCCGGGCGGCGAAGATGACCTGAGCGCCCTCGATGAGGGCTGGGGCGAGGGCTGGCTGGGTGATGCGCTCAGCGATGCGGCCGACGAGCTCTTCATCGTCGACGACTCCCCCGCGCCTTTTGAGCGGCTGCCGGGGGCCGACGATGCAAAACCTCAGGCCAGCAGCCCTCCGCCCCCCATCCCCACCCCCCCGGCTCCCGACGCGGACGGGGACGCCGAAGAGATCGACGACGCCGACATCGAAGAGGTCGACGTGGCGCCGGGGATCACCATGCCCTCGGACGCGCCCGCGCAAGAACCGAGGGTCACCCCCGCGCAAGAACCGAGGGTCGCCCCCGCGCAAGAACCGAGGGTCACCCCTGAGCCACTAACGACGGGCGATTCACGCGATGATCGCGCCGAGAACCGCCGCAGCGAAGCGTCCGCTCGGCCGCATGCAGCGCCAACTTCTGGCACACGTGATCCTTTCAATATTGAGAGCATCCTGGAGAGCGCGCTGCCCTCGGCCAGGCGCTACAGCCTGAAGATCGGCGACGCGATCTACGGCAACATCGACACCTCGATGCTCCTGGCGCTTTTTCAGCGGGGGGTGTGGGTGATCGCCGACGCCATCGCCGAGGATGATGGCCCCTTCGTGCCCCTCGAAGAGCATCCGATCTACGAGAAGGTGCAGGCCTCACTGACCAGGGGGCTACACGCGATGCTGCTCGCGCACGCCACCCGCCAGAGCGCGACGCCGGCGCGCGCCGACCAACTGCCGGCCTTCCAGGCCGAGATCGCCGAGACGCCGGCCCCGGCGGAGCGTTCGCTGTGGAGCCGCATCAGCGCAAACCACGTGCTCCCCTGGACGGTGGCGCTGGTAGCCACCGGCGTGGCCAGCGCCGCGGTGACCTACGCGGCCTTCGCCCCGGCTGCGGCCACCACGCAGAGCGAGAGCGTGGCGTACGCCCCGGCGGTGGCGGTGGAGCCGATGCTCATCGACGACTTTGCGCTGGAGCGTGAGCGCCAGCGCCGTGTCCATGAGGCCATTGAGGTCGCCGTCGACCGCGTCGATGAGGCCCTGGAGATCGCCCCCGACGAGCTAGCACAGGCCGCGCTGAGCGAGGGCGATCACAGCCTGGCGCGTCGTATTCTCACCCGCGCCTACGCCCAGGCGCCGACACCGGGGGAGTTGCAGGCGCTCTTCGATCAGTCGTTGGAGGTCGACCCGGCGCTCTATGCTCCGCTGGAGACGTTGGAGCCCTCGCCAGAGGTCGCGTTACGCGCGCTCGGCGGCGGCCGCTCGGTGAGTTTGCGCCTGACCGAAGGTGGCGAGAGCCGCTACGCCTTTAAACCGGCCCAGTTCGAGTGGGAAGACGGCTGGAAGGCCGAGATCGCCGCCTTCCGCCTCTGCCAGATCTTGCCCTGCGCCTTTCGCGTGCCCGAAAACAAACACGCTCGCCTGACCCGGGAGGCCTTCGACGAGCTCTACGGACGCGTCAACACCTCCCGCCAGCGCAACTACGCCGAGGCCCGCTTCGAGGATCTTCGCTGGGTACTTGAGCGCGATGAGCGTGGCCAGGAGCAGGAGTTCCTGCACGGCGTCATCAAAGCGTGGGAACCCGAAATCCACCAATGGCCCATCGAATACACCGACGTCTGGCAGCCCCTGGTCGACCTCAACGCCGATCCGAAACTTCTGGAGCAGCCCGCCCCGGAGTTTCTGCAGACACTTATCGATCGCGATGAGACCGGCCAGGCGCGCCGACTTCGCGGGGAGTTGGGCGAGACGTCGACGCGTGAGATTGCGCGCCAGCTCTCCAACATCACCGTGTTCGACTACCTGACCAACAACTTCGATCGCTACAGCGGTGTGGAGGAGTACTACGGGGTCAACAACCACTTCGTGGACGGCACCTTCTTGAGCCTGGACAACGGCGCGGCCTTCCAGTTTCAGCCGATGGCGGTGGTAGAGCGCAGGCTACCGGGGGTCACCCGCTTTAGCCGCACGATGATCGACGCGGTACGCATGATGCGACCGGAGGTCGTCGACCCCATCCTCTTCCCCGAGCAGAACAACCGCGACCGGTTGCGCCTTAAGGTCTTCTGGCAACAGCGCGAAAAGTTGCTGATGCACGTCGATCGCCTGGTGGCCGAACACGGCGAAGAGGCGGTCTACGCCTTTGAGTGAGACAATGGTGAGGACGTCGTCAACGCCGGCATCGTCAACCTTCAGCGCCGGCGTGGACGACCATTTACCGGAAGGCGCAGCGTAAAGCAGGTCCCCTCGCCCACCACGCTCTCGCACTCCAGCTGCCCGCCGAGCTCGTCGACGAGGCTGCGCGCCACGAAGAGCCCCAGCCCGGTGCCGCGACCGACTGGCGAAGTTGTGAAGAAGGGGTCGAAGATCTGCCGCAGCATCTCCGGGGCGATGCCCCGGCCATTGTCGCGCACCTCCACGATGGCCTCATCAGGCTGGCGACGCGTGCGCACGACAACCTCACCGCCCTGCTCTCCCTCGTCGAAGGCATGCGTAACGTTGAGCAGCAGGCTCACCAACACCTGGGTGAGTCGTGTGGTATTGGCCCGAACCTGCCCCAGCGCATCTCCCACGCGTCGCATCGTGGCGACCTGACCGACCTCACCGGCGCTGATGGTCATGGCATCGTTGAGGCATTGCTCCAGGTCGATCCAGTCGACCTCATCGTCGGCACCGCCGGAGAAGGCGCGCATCGCATCGACAATTCGCCGCATACGCTCCACGCCGTCGAGTGCATCGCTGAGCGCCTCATCCACCGCTCCCACCTCGGGCTCCCCCTGACGCAGCGCTCGCAACGAGAAGCGCAGGTTGGCGTCGACAAAGGAGAGGGGGTTGTTGATCTCATGCGCGATGCCCGAGGCCAGCGTCCCGACGGCCATCATCCGATCGGTGAGCAACAGCCGCGCGTGCATCTTCTGGTAGTCGCTCATGTCGCGGATGGCGATGACGCGACTCTCCACCGCGCCGGGCATCGGGCTGACGGTGTAAACGACCGCGACGCGCGCGCCGTCGGCCCGCTCAAAAGCATCATCGTGGCAGCGCACATCAGCGCCACTGGCGAGCGCAAGCTCCAGGGCGCAGAGGCCCTCGTCGACGTGATCGCAACACGAGGCTCGGGGGTGCACCAGCGCGTGAAAATCCCGCGCGTGCATCGCCTCCACGCTCAGCCCCAGAATCTTTGCGGCGCTCGGATTCGCGAACATCACTCGCCCGGCAGCATCAAGCGTCACCACCCCCTCTCCGAGTCCGTGAGCCGCACCGCGACCCAGGGTCATGCGTTGCTCCAGATCGGCCGCGCGGGACTGCGCGTAGGTCAACGCCTCGCGGATCATCGCGGCGAGGCGCGCGCGTTTGATCGTAGCGCCGATGATACGGGTGGCCCGGGAGGCCAGACGACGCGATGCCGCATCAAAAGGCCGTGACCAGGACAGTAGCGCGACCACCGCACGCGCCCCATCGCCCACCTCCAGCTTTAAGCCCAGGCCCATCCCCCAGGGCTCACCGGCGCGCGGCGAAAGTTCAACAACATCGCCCCCGGTGTAGAAGGGCTCGAGCGCCAGCCCCTCTCCCCACGCCCGCAACTCCTCGGCATTGCCCTCATCGACCCACGCCCGCACCACGCGCCCGCTCCCCTGCAGCGCATCGTCGAGGATCACCACGCAGCCATCGCCCAGACGTCCGGCAAGGCGCGGTGGCAGCGTCTCAATGAGGGTGTCCACCCCCTCGCCATCGATCCACATCGCCAGCAGCGCGAAGAGCTCCTCCATATCGCGTTCGCCAGCCACCCAGCTCAAGTACCGCGTGACGTCCGTATCACTGCTCTCCATAGATCTCGCCAGTTTTGCCGGCCACAACCCCTGATGGCCTGATCAACGGGATGCTTCGCTCACATGCCCCCCGCAACGTCTTTCGGGATTCGATGATCGTATCGTAACGAAATTTCTAATTCTTCAAAGCTTCATTTTGCGATTTCTCAAGCTTATACCGGCACTTAAGCACCTTTCTTCGCGCACAATTTGCGCGACACGGCGGACTTGCCACTGCCCACGTTTTCGTTGAGGCTTGCGCCCGACGCTGCCCTCCCCCCGACGTTGAGCGACGATCCGATGCCATTGCCCCCGACAGACGCTACCACCTGGAAGGCCTACTCCGAGGCCATCTACGAGCTCGTGCGCGATGAGGCGCCCTTCGAGTTGCGGGTCGGCGAGGAGGCCGGGGCGTTGCTGACGCTGGAAGGGCTCGAGGCGCAGACCCCGTGGGCCGTGATCACCGCGTTTAACCCCGCCTCCCGCCTTCAATCGCCCGCCGAGAACGCCCGCGCCCACGCCGCGCTGAGCGATCTTCTGCACCAAAAAGGATTCGCCCACCTGCCTACCCGCGCTCGCGATCCCCACGGCGAATGGCCCATTGAGGATGGCTTTTTGATCTTTCCCATTGAGGCTAATGAGGCCCGGAAGATCGCGCGCCGCTTTGCTCAGAACGCTGTCCTCATCGGCCGCGGTCAGGGGCCGACAGAGCTGCTGGACTGCCGCCTCACCCCTGACTCCCACCTCCCTCCCCGCGTCGTTGAAGCGATGCGCCTGGGGGTTGTTCCCGACGAGTCCGTCGACGCCTACACCGTAGGTCGCGACACCGAGCTCGCTCTCATCGACGCCGACTTAGACGCGCTGGCCCACGGCGCGGGCAACCTGCGCGTGCTTCTGGCGGACTACGGCTCCGGCAAGACCCACCTTCTCGAAGTCATCGCCCGCCGCGCCCTGGCCCAGAACTTTCTGGTAGCCCGCGTGGTGCTCGACGCCGAGGGCGCCGCTCCCAGCCACCCGGGCCGGGTCTACCGCGGGCTTATCGACCAGCTCACCTACCCGGAGCGCCCCGATGCCCCCCGCCAGGGGCTCACCCCGCTCTTTGAGCGCGCGCTTCAGAGCCCCATCGCCCGCGCGCGCTTCGACCTTCCCGATGTGCCCGAACGCCATGTACCCGGACGACCCTCGGTCGTGGAAAATCGACCCTCTGTACCCGGACGACCCTCTGTACCCGGACGACCCTCGGTCATGGAAAATCGACCCTCGGTCAATGCCCCCGGACGACCCTCGGTCATGGAAAATCGACCCTCGGTCAATGCCCCCGGACGACCCTCGGTCGTGGAAAATCAACCCTCGGTCAAGGAGAGCAACGATCTTCCAGCGCCCTCGGCGCATCTCTATCTGACCACCGCGCTGACCCATTTTGAACGACTCCCGGTCGGTGCCCACCCGGAGCTTCGCGACCGCCTGATGCGCTGGATCGAGGGTCAACCCATCGGCCGAAACCGCGATCTCGACCAGGATCTGCGCAAACTTCGGGGCAAGCACCGCACCGTCTACAGCCTCAAAGATTATCGCCCCTGGGCACGTATCTACGCCTACCTTTTGAGCGGCATCGACACCCTGGCCCGCGACGCCGGTTACCGGGGTTTGGTGCTCCTCTTTGACGAAGCAGAGCGATTCGCGCTCCTCTCCAGCGAGAACCGCGCCCACGCCGAGAACCTCTTTAAGGCGATGGCCGCCGCCAGCGTGGGCGCCGACGCTGCGCCCTTTGAGCGCGACGACCTCTCCGGAGGCGGCCTGGGCGTCTTACAGACCCTTCCGGCCCGCTACCACAGTCGTCACGGGCTGCTGGCGATCTTCGCGATGACACCAGACGACCAGGGTGTCGATGTGCTGCGTCAGGCCGCTCCCGACGACGCTTTCATCGACCTGAAGCTGCTCGGTGGCGACGACTTTGAAAAACTCGCAAGCCGGGTGCTGCGCCTCTACCGCGCCGCACACGAGGAGCCCCTTCCGCCAGCCCTCGACACGCTTCTCCCCCGCATCGTCAGCGGACTTCATCGCCACGGGCTGCTCAACACACCGCGCCAGTCGATGAAGTTCATCGTCGAGATCCTCGACATCGCGCGCCGCCGCCCCGCCGAGCTACGCGACGCAGTCGGCGAGCTTCAGGGGCTGCTCAACACGTGAGATTTTAGTCCTGGACGGCGCCCCG
Proteins encoded in this window:
- a CDS encoding two-component system sensor histidine kinase NtrB, which gives rise to MESSDTDVTRYLSWVAGERDMEELFALLAMWIDGEGVDTLIETLPPRLAGRLGDGCVVILDDALQGSGRVVRAWVDEGNAEELRAWGEGLALEPFYTGGDVVELSPRAGEPWGMGLGLKLEVGDGARAVVALLSWSRPFDAASRRLASRATRIIGATIKRARLAAMIREALTYAQSRAADLEQRMTLGRGAAHGLGEGVVTLDAAGRVMFANPSAAKILGLSVEAMHARDFHALVHPRASCCDHVDEGLCALELALASGADVRCHDDAFERADGARVAVVYTVSPMPGAVESRVIAIRDMSDYQKMHARLLLTDRMMAVGTLASGIAHEINNPLSFVDANLRFSLRALRQGEPEVGAVDEALSDALDGVERMRRIVDAMRAFSGGADDEVDWIDLEQCLNDAMTISAGEVGQVATMRRVGDALGQVRANTTRLTQVLVSLLLNVTHAFDEGEQGGEVVVRTRRQPDEAIVEVRDNGRGIAPEMLRQIFDPFFTTSPVGRGTGLGLFVARSLVDELGGQLECESVVGEGTCFTLRLPVNGRPRRR
- a CDS encoding BREX system ATP-binding domain-containing protein, which produces MPLPPTDATTWKAYSEAIYELVRDEAPFELRVGEEAGALLTLEGLEAQTPWAVITAFNPASRLQSPAENARAHAALSDLLHQKGFAHLPTRARDPHGEWPIEDGFLIFPIEANEARKIARRFAQNAVLIGRGQGPTELLDCRLTPDSHLPPRVVEAMRLGVVPDESVDAYTVGRDTELALIDADLDALAHGAGNLRVLLADYGSGKTHLLEVIARRALAQNFLVARVVLDAEGAAPSHPGRVYRGLIDQLTYPERPDAPRQGLTPLFERALQSPIARARFDLPDVPERHVPGRPSVVENRPSVPGRPSVPGRPSVMENRPSVNAPGRPSVMENRPSVNAPGRPSVVENQPSVKESNDLPAPSAHLYLTTALTHFERLPVGAHPELRDRLMRWIEGQPIGRNRDLDQDLRKLRGKHRTVYSLKDYRPWARIYAYLLSGIDTLARDAGYRGLVLLFDEAERFALLSSENRAHAENLFKAMAAASVGADAAPFERDDLSGGGLGVLQTLPARYHSRHGLLAIFAMTPDDQGVDVLRQAAPDDAFIDLKLLGGDDFEKLASRVLRLYRAAHEEPLPPALDTLLPRIVSGLHRHGLLNTPRQSMKFIVEILDIARRRPAELRDAVGELQGLLNT